Proteins from a single region of Triticum urartu cultivar G1812 unplaced genomic scaffold, Tu2.1 TuUngrouped_contig_66, whole genome shotgun sequence:
- the LOC125530845 gene encoding E3 ubiquitin-protein ligase SINA-like 3: MVLAGGTVAAAAAEGDVMTLLESVMPKTVLHCNECHHPLKPSLYLCSRMRHVACGGCVGGGDDDDDDSSGDDSGDDDDGNEGGGVSGLAGDDNEDGGVSGPAGDYKCSSCTDLAASVVYVKSPYLDTLFSNAKVSCPYKKYGCGGTLAFRDAAAHAAACGFAPCLCPECSFEGLPADLVRHLTEKSSRHGWPAHKITYGENHPYVFDVCVRRAE, translated from the exons ATGGTGCTAGCAGGCGGCACTGTcgcagcagcggcggcggagggagaTGTGATGACACTGCTGGAGTCCGTCATGCCGAAGACAGTGCTACACTGCAACGAGTGCCATCACCCCCTCAAGCCTTCTCTGTATCTG TGCTCCCGTATGCGGCACGTAGCATGCGGCGGCTGTGTCGGTGGCggcgacgacgatgacgacgataGCAGCGGCGACGACAGtggtgatgatgacgacggcaacGAGGGCGGCGGCGTTAGTGGGCTGGCCGGCGACGACAACGAGGACGGCGGCGTTAGTGGGCCGGCCGGCGACTACAAGTGCTCTTCTTGTACAGATTTGGCCGCGTCCGTGGTCTACGTCAAGAGCCCATACCTGGATACCCTATTCAGCAACGCCAAGGTCTCGTGCCCATACAAGAAGTACGGCTGCGGGGGCACCTTGGCCTTCCGCGACGCCGCGGCGCACGCAGCCGCGTGCGGGTTCGCGCCCTGTTTGTGCCCGGAGTGCTCTTTCGAGGGCTTGCCGGCGGATCTCGTGCGCCACCTCACGGAGAAGTCCAGCCGGCACGGCTGGCCCGCCCACAAGATCACCTACGGCGAGAACCACCCGTATGTGTTCGACGTATGTGTTCGACGAGCTGAATAA